A genomic region of Amphiura filiformis chromosome 6, Afil_fr2py, whole genome shotgun sequence contains the following coding sequences:
- the LOC140155788 gene encoding LOW QUALITY PROTEIN: potassium voltage-gated channel subfamily A member 1-like (The sequence of the model RefSeq protein was modified relative to this genomic sequence to represent the inferred CDS: inserted 1 base in 1 codon) — MEPSSLIGMDGNPHSYAPRNSAGADCRSLPRLLDHGEEDSGDESDDGPGDEIGSGQAWERITINVSGLRFETQAKTLQQFPNTLLGNPEKRLRYFDPLRNEYFFDKNRPSFDAILYYYQSGGRLRRPVNVPLDIFTEEIKFYDLGEDAMLKYREDEGFIQEEERILPTNATFEKIWVTFEYPETSKAGRVVAIISMVVILVSIITFCMETMPEFKHEGEEAMPKSKNQQPPPCGGPTPSPSPQGNGXGAAAENSLAEYFRQPFFIIETICIIWFTFEFSVRFVSSPSKFQFLKNIMNVIDLVAILPYFIQVGTMVAQSTTDRNSQAMSLAILRVIRLVRVFRIFKLSRHSKGLQILGRTLKASMRELGLLIFFLCIGVVLYSSAVYFADADSRDENGNPIFKSIPDAFWWAVVTMTTVGYGDMKPQSTGAKIVGSLCAITGVLTIALPVPVIVSNFNYFYHREAESEDSGQYSHVHSCPYPPSGERSEDDEGSQSGGEEDPLNPDNYVEMEEGILPGGTKPNQHDTLRPNNVQGNCIGINLNAMSIETDV; from the exons ATGGAGCCCTCGTCCCTAATTGGGATGGATGGGAACCCCCACTCATATGCGCCACGAAATTCAGCAGGGGCAGATTGTCGATCATTACCACGTCTACTAGACCACGGAGAGGAAGACAGTGGCGATGAAAGCGATGATGGCCCAGGAGATGAAATTGGAAGTGGACAAGCTTGGGAACGAATCACAATAAATGTTAGTGGGTTACGTTTTGAAACCCAAGCAAAAACCCTCCAACAGTTCCCAAATACACTCCTCGGAAACCCTGAAAAACGACTCCGTTATTTTGATCCCTTAAGAAATGAGTATTTCTTTGACAAGAATCGACCAAGCTTTGATGCCATCCTGTATTATTATCAAAGTGGTGGTCGATTACGGAGACCAGTCAATGTGCCTTTAGATATCTTTACAGAGGAAATCAAATTCTATGATCTAGGTGAAGATGCTATGTTGAAATATCGAGAGGATGAAGGGTTCATACAAGAAGAAGAGAGAATCCTACCTAcaaatgcaacttttgaaaaaatatgGGTAACTTTTGAATACCCAGAAACTTCTAAAGCAGGCAGAGTAGTAGCCATTATTTCCATGGTAGTCATTCTAGTCTCGATCATAACCTTCTGTATGGAGACTATGCCAGAATTTAAACATGAGGGAGAAGAAGCCATGCCTAAATCTAAAAACCAACAACCCCCTCCTTGTGGAGGACCAACGCCTAGTCCATCACCGCAAGGAAATG ACGGAGCAGCTGCCGAAAATTCCCTGGCAGAATACTTCCGCCAGCCATTCTTCATTATAGAGACCATATGTATAATCTGGTTCACATTTGAGTTTTCTGTCCGTTTTGTATCTAGTCCCAGCAAGTTTCAGTTTCTCAAGAACATTATGAATGTTATTGATCTTGTAGCTATACTTCCATATTTTATCCAAGTGGGTACCATGGTAGCGCAGTCCACAACAGATCGCAATAGTCAAGCCATGTCGTTAGCCATCCTTCGTGTTATCCGACTGGTACGCGTGTTTAGAATATTTAAATTATCACGACATTCAAAGGGGCTACAGATCTTAGGTCGAACTTTAAAGGCTAGTATGCGGGAACTAGGGCTGCTAATATTTTTCCTCTGTATTGGTGTAGTACTGTACTCCAGTGCAGTCTATTTTGCTGATGCAGATAGCAGAGATGAAAATGGCAATCCAATTTTCAAGAGCATCCCAGATGCTTTTTGGTGGGCTGTAGTCACTATGACAACTGTGGGGTATGGAGATATGAAACCTCAGAGCACTGGTGCTAAAATTGTGGGTTCACTTTGTGCCATAACAGGCGTGCTTACCATCGCTCTACCCGTGCCCGTGATTGTGTCTAACTTCAACTACTTTTATCACAGAGAAGCTGAAAGCGAAGATTCGGGACAGTACTCACATGTGCATAGTTGTCCATATCCTCCATCAGGAGAAAGGAGTGAGGATGACGAGGGCAGTCAAAGCGGGGGAGAGGAGGACCCCTTGAACCCTGATAACTACGTAGAGATGGAAGAAGGAATACTTCCGGGAGGCACAAAACCAAACCAGCATGATACGCTCAGGCCCAACAACGTGCAGGGTAATTGTATCGGTATCAATCTCAATGCTATGAGCATTGAAACAGATGTATGA